The following are encoded in a window of Anoplopoma fimbria isolate UVic2021 breed Golden Eagle Sablefish chromosome 3, Afim_UVic_2022, whole genome shotgun sequence genomic DNA:
- the LOC129088958 gene encoding E3 ubiquitin-protein ligase RNF126-like, which translates to MAEAPPRPCRFFCHRCSAEISPRLPDYTCPRCDSGFIEELSEEGSTENGSVSTSSTGDHNRPAFENMDHQHLFTFPSGYGPFALGIFDENFDLRTRLPTEDNRETENRREREMASRQRYGARQPRGRHVPRRQGTRHEGVPTLEGIIQQLVNGIIAPTAMPNMGIGPWGMLHSNPMDYAWGANGLDAIITQLLNQFENTGPPPADRERIKSLPTVTITEEHVGAGLECPVCKEDYSVEENVRQLPCNHLFHNDCIVPWLEQHDTCPVCRKSLSGQNTATDPPGLSGMNFSPSSSSSSSPSSPSNENAARNS; encoded by the exons ATGGCTGAAGCTCCACCACGGCCCTGCCGGTTTTTCTGTCACCGGTGTTCAGCAGAGATTAGTCCGCGTTTACCG GACTACACCTGTCCACGCTGTGATTCCGGTTTTATTGAGGAACTGTCTGAGGAAGGAAG TACTGAAAATGGGTCCGTATCCACGTCCTCCACCGGTGATCATAACCGACCAGCCTTTGAG aacatggaTCACCAACACTTGTTCACATTTCCCTCTGGGTACGGTCCGTTTGCCCTTGGGATTTTTGATGAGAACTTCGACCTTCGAACGCGGCTACCCACAGAAGACAACCGCgagacagaaaacaggagaGAAAGGGAAATGGCATCACGACAACGATACGGTGCACGGCAACCCCGGGGTCGACATGTTCCTCGACGACAGGGTACGCGCCATGAAGGAGTGCCCACATTAGAGGG AATTATCCAGCAGTTAGTAAATGGAATCATAGCGCCTACAGCCATGCCAAATATGGGGATTGGACCATG GGGTATGCTACATTCCAATCCAATGGACTACGCCTGGGGTGCCAATGGTCTTGATGCTATCATTACACAG TTATTGAACCAGTTTGAAAACACGGGTCCGCCTCCTGCAGACAGAGAAAGGATTAAGAGTTTACCCACCGTTACTATTACAGAAGAACATGTGG GTGCTGGTTTAGAGTGTCCTGTGTGCAAAGAAGACTACAGCGTTGAGGAGAATGTTAGACAACTGCCATGCAATCATTTGTTTCACAATGACTGTATAGTTCCATGGCTGGAACAG CACGATACGTGTCCTGTGTGCAGGAAGAGTCTAAGCGGACAGAACACAGCCACAGACCCACCAGGGCTATCGGGAATGAACTTCTCTCCCtcgtcctcatcctcttcctcccccagCTCACCTAGCAATGAAAATGCTGCCAGAAACTCATAG